One region of Oxalobacteraceae bacterium OTU3CAMAD1 genomic DNA includes:
- a CDS encoding sugar phosphate isomerase/epimerase, producing the protein MKTIKGPAIFLAQFMGDDVPFDSLENLAGWASGLGYKAIQLPCDPRLFDLEQAADSQAYCDDIVALLASHGLQISELSTHLQGQLVAVHPAYDALFDGFAPAHVRGDPVARQAWAVDQLLRAARASKRLGLAAHVSFSGALAWPYLYPWPQRPAGLVEEAFAELGRRWLPILNAFEDAGVDVCYELHPGEDLHDGVTFERFLDAVGGHKRANILYDPSHFVLQQLDYLAFIDIYHDRIKAFHVKDAEFRPNGRQGVYGGYLGWQERAGRFRSLGDGQIDFKAIFSKMAQYDYPGWAVLEWECALKHPEDGAREGADFIRSHIIRVASRAFDDFAGSGADLQQVRALMGLEN; encoded by the coding sequence ATGAAAACCATCAAGGGACCAGCCATCTTCCTGGCGCAGTTCATGGGCGATGACGTCCCGTTCGACAGCCTCGAGAATTTGGCCGGCTGGGCCTCGGGCCTCGGCTATAAAGCCATCCAGCTGCCGTGCGATCCGCGCCTGTTCGATCTGGAGCAGGCCGCCGACAGCCAAGCCTATTGCGACGACATCGTCGCTTTGCTGGCCTCGCATGGCTTGCAGATTTCGGAACTGTCGACCCATTTGCAGGGCCAACTTGTCGCCGTGCATCCGGCCTACGACGCGCTGTTCGACGGCTTCGCGCCGGCGCATGTCCGGGGCGATCCTGTCGCGCGCCAGGCCTGGGCGGTCGATCAGTTGCTGCGCGCCGCGCGCGCCTCCAAGCGCCTGGGCCTGGCGGCCCACGTGAGCTTCTCCGGCGCGCTGGCCTGGCCGTACTTGTATCCGTGGCCGCAGCGCCCGGCCGGACTGGTCGAGGAAGCCTTCGCCGAACTGGGCCGCCGCTGGCTGCCGATCCTCAACGCCTTCGAGGATGCCGGCGTCGACGTTTGCTACGAACTGCATCCCGGGGAGGACCTGCACGACGGCGTCACCTTCGAGCGCTTCCTCGACGCGGTGGGCGGCCACAAGCGCGCCAACATCCTGTACGACCCGAGCCACTTCGTGCTGCAACAGCTGGACTACCTGGCCTTCATCGACATCTACCACGATCGCATCAAGGCCTTCCACGTCAAGGACGCCGAGTTCCGTCCCAACGGACGGCAAGGCGTGTACGGCGGCTACCTGGGCTGGCAGGAGCGGGCAGGGCGCTTCCGCTCGCTGGGCGACGGCCAGATCGACTTCAAGGCGATCTTCTCGAAGATGGCGCAATACGACTATCCGGGCTGGGCGGTGCTGGAATGGGAATGCGCGCTCAAGCATCCCGAGGACGGCGCGCGCGAAGGCGCGGACTTCATCCGCAGCCACATCATCCGCGTGGCTAGCCGGGCGTTTGACGATTTCGCCGGCAGCGGCGCGGACCTGCAACAGGTGCGCGCGTTGATGGGACTGGAGAACTGA
- a CDS encoding hemolysin family protein — translation MEILILIGLSVLNGVFAMSEIALVTARKARLKRLASEGDNAATTALELGGDPTDLMSTVQIGITSIGLLNGIVGEAVLAAPLALWLRSLGVAAASAGIGATAVVVLVVTYISIVIGELVPKRLGQIAPEPIARLVARPMRVLAVATRPFVALLSLSTRLVLRVMGVNQNAGHGVTQEEIHDMLEEGSETGVIEQHEHEMLRNVFRLDARQLGSLMVPRADVVFIDVNLPSEENLRRLIESEHTRFPVCDGGLDKILGVIHAKQALAAVAQGRAPDYAASAHPAIHVPETLTGMELIDRFRGNQAQMVFVVNEYGEIQGIVTLHDLLEAVTGEFAPRDAEAAWAVRREDGSWLLDGAIPIPEMKDRLALKAVPEEDKARYHTLGGMMMLLLGKVPMPGDHADWEGWRLEVVDMDDKRIDKVMAFPPPSPA, via the coding sequence ATGGAAATCCTGATACTGATCGGCCTCAGCGTGCTCAACGGCGTGTTCGCGATGTCCGAGATCGCCCTGGTCACAGCCCGCAAAGCCCGCTTGAAAAGGCTGGCGTCCGAAGGCGATAACGCCGCCACGACCGCCCTCGAACTCGGCGGCGATCCCACCGATCTCATGTCCACCGTTCAGATCGGCATCACGTCCATCGGCCTGCTCAACGGCATTGTCGGCGAGGCGGTGCTGGCCGCCCCGCTGGCGCTGTGGCTGCGCTCACTGGGCGTCGCGGCGGCCAGCGCCGGCATCGGCGCCACCGCCGTGGTGGTACTGGTGGTGACCTATATCTCCATTGTCATCGGCGAGCTGGTGCCCAAGCGCCTGGGGCAAATCGCGCCCGAGCCGATCGCGCGGCTGGTCGCACGGCCGATGCGGGTCCTGGCGGTGGCGACGCGCCCGTTTGTCGCCCTGCTTTCGCTGTCGACCCGCCTCGTGCTGCGGGTGATGGGCGTGAATCAAAACGCCGGGCACGGCGTGACCCAGGAGGAAATCCACGACATGCTGGAGGAAGGCTCGGAGACCGGCGTTATCGAGCAACACGAACATGAGATGCTGCGCAATGTCTTCCGGCTCGACGCCCGCCAGCTCGGTTCGCTGATGGTGCCGCGCGCCGACGTCGTGTTCATCGACGTCAATTTGCCGTCGGAGGAGAACCTGCGCCGCCTGATCGAATCGGAGCACACGCGCTTCCCCGTCTGCGATGGCGGCCTGGACAAGATATTGGGCGTGATCCACGCCAAGCAGGCGCTCGCCGCCGTCGCACAAGGGAGGGCGCCGGATTACGCCGCCAGCGCGCATCCCGCCATCCATGTGCCGGAAACGTTGACCGGCATGGAGCTGATCGACCGGTTCCGTGGCAACCAGGCGCAGATGGTCTTCGTTGTCAATGAATATGGCGAGATCCAGGGCATCGTGACATTGCACGACCTGCTCGAAGCGGTCACCGGCGAATTCGCGCCGCGCGACGCCGAAGCCGCGTGGGCGGTGCGGCGCGAGGACGGCTCGTGGCTGCTGGACGGCGCGATTCCGATCCCGGAGATGAAGGACCGCCTCGCGCTGAAGGCGGTGCCGGAAGAGGACAAGGCGCGCTACCACACGCTCGGCGGCATGATGATGCTACTGCTGGGGAAAGTCCCGATGCCCGGCGACCATGCGGACTGGGAAGGCTGGCGGCTGGAGGTGGTCGACATGGACGACAAGCGCATCGACAAGGTGATGGCCTTCCCGCCGCCCTCACCCGCTTGA
- a CDS encoding ABC transporter permease, translating into MQPTPTTKVPFALPGLSRFRGYGPVVALILLCIAGGLLNPDFATVENMMNVLTRTAFIGIIAVGMTFVIVSGGIDLSVGSMAALIAGAMIMVMNAAAGSVQPLDPVTTVLLGCALALLMGGVLGGAHGLLVTRGRIEPFIATLGTLGIFRATLTYLSDGGALTLDSTVSDVYSPVYYQSVLGVPIPVLVFLLVAVGGAVILNRTAFGQHVQAIGSNEQVASYAAIRVDKIKVLTYLLLGVCVAIATILYVPRLGSATPTTGILWELEAIAAVVVGGTSLKGGSGRIMGTVIGAILLSVIGNIVNLTSIISVHLNAAVQGVVIITVAYMQRGRR; encoded by the coding sequence ATGCAACCGACACCCACCACTAAAGTTCCCTTCGCGCTGCCAGGACTGTCGCGCTTCCGGGGCTACGGCCCCGTTGTGGCGCTGATCCTGCTGTGCATCGCGGGCGGCCTGTTGAATCCCGACTTCGCCACCGTCGAGAACATGATGAACGTGCTGACACGCACCGCCTTCATCGGCATCATCGCGGTCGGTATGACTTTCGTTATCGTCTCCGGCGGCATCGACCTGTCGGTAGGTTCGATGGCGGCGCTGATCGCCGGCGCCATGATCATGGTGATGAACGCCGCCGCCGGTTCGGTGCAACCGCTCGACCCGGTCACCACGGTGCTGCTGGGCTGCGCGCTCGCGCTGCTGATGGGCGGCGTACTGGGCGGCGCCCATGGCCTGCTGGTCACGCGCGGACGCATAGAGCCCTTCATCGCCACCTTGGGCACGCTGGGCATCTTCCGCGCCACCTTGACTTACCTGTCCGACGGCGGCGCGCTGACCCTCGACAGCACCGTCTCCGACGTCTACAGCCCGGTCTACTACCAGAGCGTGCTGGGCGTGCCGATTCCGGTGCTGGTGTTCCTGCTGGTCGCCGTCGGCGGCGCGGTGATCTTGAACCGCACCGCGTTTGGCCAGCACGTGCAGGCCATCGGCTCCAATGAGCAGGTCGCCAGCTACGCTGCGATCCGCGTCGACAAGATCAAGGTGCTGACGTATCTGTTGCTGGGCGTGTGCGTGGCGATCGCAACGATTCTTTACGTGCCGCGCCTGGGCTCGGCAACGCCCACCACCGGCATCCTGTGGGAGCTGGAGGCGATCGCCGCCGTCGTCGTCGGCGGCACCTCGCTCAAGGGCGGATCGGGACGCATCATGGGCACCGTCATCGGCGCCATCCTGCTGTCGGTCATCGGCAATATCGTCAACCTGACCAGCATCATCAGCGTCCACCTGAACGCCGCGGTACAGGGCGTGGTCATCATCACCGTCGCCTACATGCAGCGCGGCCGCCGTTAA
- a CDS encoding sugar phosphate isomerase/epimerase, which translates to MKTYQRKALALSLTLCFTLGAATAQAATSPLLGVQLWSVKDEVKQDFEGTLDKLAKLGFQGVEFAGEFGKYKADPAGLKGFLRKKGLQCAGAHMRVDQLNAANFKATTDFYKQLGCDHLIISMDDRAASKEGSTELARELSALSVKLDAQGFKLGYHNHEAEMLGDKGQTNWDLLAKNTPKNFILQQDVGWTTYAGKDPIDFVKEYPGRTVTTHYKAKFVKGTEGVSIIGQDKTDWAGLTKAVRSVGGTKWIIVEQEEYPNGMGQLESVAASMRGLQAVLAKLPAR; encoded by the coding sequence ATGAAAACATACCAACGCAAGGCCTTGGCATTATCCCTGACGCTGTGCTTCACCCTGGGCGCCGCAACCGCGCAGGCGGCCACCAGCCCGCTGCTGGGCGTGCAATTGTGGTCGGTCAAGGACGAGGTCAAGCAGGACTTCGAGGGCACCCTGGACAAGCTGGCCAAACTGGGCTTCCAAGGCGTCGAGTTTGCCGGCGAGTTCGGGAAGTACAAGGCTGATCCGGCTGGCTTGAAGGGCTTTCTGAGGAAGAAGGGCCTGCAATGCGCCGGCGCCCACATGCGCGTCGACCAGCTCAACGCGGCCAACTTCAAGGCCACCACCGACTTCTACAAGCAGCTCGGTTGCGACCATCTGATCATTTCGATGGACGACCGGGCCGCCAGCAAGGAGGGCTCGACCGAACTGGCGAGGGAACTGAGCGCCTTGTCGGTCAAGCTGGACGCGCAGGGCTTCAAGCTGGGCTATCACAACCATGAAGCGGAGATGTTGGGCGACAAGGGCCAGACCAATTGGGATCTGCTGGCCAAGAACACGCCCAAGAATTTCATCCTGCAGCAGGACGTGGGCTGGACCACCTATGCCGGCAAGGACCCGATCGACTTCGTGAAAGAGTATCCGGGCCGCACCGTGACCACCCACTACAAGGCCAAGTTCGTCAAGGGCACCGAGGGCGTCAGCATCATCGGCCAGGACAAGACCGACTGGGCCGGCCTGACCAAGGCGGTGCGCAGCGTCGGCGGCACCAAGTGGATCATCGTCGAGCAGGAGGAGTATCCGAACGGCATGGGCCAGCTGGAATCGGTGGCGGCCTCGATGCGCGGCCTGCAAGCGGTGTTGGCCAAGCTGCCGGCGCGGTAA
- a CDS encoding substrate-binding domain-containing protein: MITMKRIVGACLLAVAAGSAISAEKVTLGVAIPTATHGFTGGIVWWANQAKKELEAANPTLKIIIKTAASTPDQANQLQDMLVVNKINALVIFPLESASLTQPVTQLKNKGVYVTVVDRGLTNPAAQNAYVAGDNTAFGKLPAEYLVKKLGGKGNIVVLRGMPSTLDNERVDAFSAVMKANPGIKVLDTKYGNWNRDDAFKVMQDYLTRFKQIDAVWAADDDMAIGVVKAIEQAKRTDIKEVFGGAGAKTAVKKIMDGDKLIQANVSYSPKFIYDAIKMTANARLKGEALPAKTVIPSVLITRENAKQFYFADSPY; the protein is encoded by the coding sequence ATGATCACAATGAAACGCATCGTTGGCGCCTGCCTGCTGGCAGTGGCAGCAGGATCGGCCATCTCCGCTGAAAAAGTCACCCTCGGCGTGGCGATCCCGACCGCCACCCACGGCTTCACCGGCGGCATCGTCTGGTGGGCCAACCAGGCCAAGAAGGAGCTGGAGGCGGCGAACCCGACGCTGAAGATCATCATCAAGACGGCCGCCAGCACGCCGGACCAGGCCAACCAGCTGCAGGACATGCTGGTGGTGAACAAGATTAATGCGCTGGTGATCTTCCCGCTGGAGTCGGCCTCGCTGACGCAGCCGGTGACGCAGCTGAAAAACAAGGGCGTCTACGTCACCGTGGTCGATCGCGGACTGACCAATCCGGCGGCGCAAAACGCCTATGTGGCGGGCGATAACACCGCCTTCGGCAAGCTGCCGGCCGAATACCTGGTCAAGAAGCTGGGCGGCAAGGGCAATATCGTCGTACTGCGCGGCATGCCCAGCACCCTGGACAACGAGCGGGTGGACGCGTTCAGCGCAGTGATGAAGGCCAATCCGGGCATCAAGGTGCTCGACACCAAGTACGGCAACTGGAACCGCGACGACGCCTTCAAGGTCATGCAGGATTACCTGACCCGCTTCAAGCAGATCGACGCGGTCTGGGCGGCCGATGATGATATGGCCATCGGCGTGGTCAAGGCCATCGAGCAAGCCAAGCGCACCGACATCAAGGAGGTATTCGGCGGCGCCGGCGCCAAGACCGCCGTGAAGAAAATCATGGACGGCGACAAGCTGATCCAGGCCAACGTTTCGTATTCGCCGAAGTTCATCTACGACGCCATCAAGATGACCGCCAACGCCCGCCTCAAGGGCGAAGCACTGCCGGCCAAGACCGTCATTCCATCGGTACTGATCACGCGTGAGAACGCCAAGCAGTTCTATTTCGCCGATTCGCCGTATTAA
- a CDS encoding exopolysaccharide biosynthesis protein, translating to MSCAGDGPALSQLLRLLADDTSRDRIAVGDLLNALGDRATGALLFIFAFPNILPVPPGTSAILGAPLVFLAAQLTFGMRPWLPGIISRRSMARADFHGMMRRVIPWLERAEKLLRPRISVLALPPCEYVIGLVCLLLALVLVLPIPLGNMLPALSISLLALGLLERDGFAIATGVVAAAAAAVVVSGVIWGIVKATVFMIAQVLV from the coding sequence ATGAGTTGCGCAGGCGACGGCCCCGCACTTTCCCAACTATTGCGCCTGTTGGCCGACGATACGTCGCGGGACAGGATCGCCGTAGGCGACCTGTTGAACGCCTTGGGCGACCGCGCCACCGGCGCGCTGTTGTTCATTTTCGCTTTTCCCAATATCTTGCCGGTGCCGCCCGGCACGTCGGCCATATTGGGCGCTCCCCTGGTGTTCCTCGCCGCGCAGCTGACCTTCGGCATGCGGCCGTGGCTGCCGGGAATCATCAGCCGGCGCTCCATGGCGCGCGCCGACTTCCACGGCATGATGCGGCGCGTTATTCCTTGGCTGGAACGGGCGGAGAAGCTGCTGCGTCCACGCATCAGCGTTCTGGCGCTGCCGCCATGCGAGTACGTGATCGGCCTGGTGTGCCTGCTGCTGGCGCTGGTCCTGGTGCTACCCATCCCGCTGGGGAACATGTTGCCCGCCCTGTCCATCAGCCTGCTCGCACTGGGGTTGCTCGAGCGCGACGGCTTTGCGATCGCAACCGGGGTGGTGGCCGCCGCCGCTGCCGCCGTGGTCGTTTCCGGCGTCATCTGGGGTATCGTCAAAGCGACTGTTTTCATGATCGCGCAAGTGCTCGTCTAG
- a CDS encoding sugar ABC transporter ATP-binding protein, which yields MSLSVHFQHIVKEFGPVRVLHGVDFALEPGRVYGLLGENGAGKSTLMKILAGYERPTGGQLLIDGLARDFADARQAEALGIALIHQEFNLAEHLTITQNIFLGHEKTTGWLLDTKAMRAGAAACLEQVGLNVSPDTKVADLIVAEKQLVEIAKALSRKARLLIMDEPTASLSSGETRKLFELMARLKSEGVTIVYISHKLDEMEANTDEVVVMRDGRFVTRAVTADIDRHQMANLMVGRDVSDMFVAKQLPAADAKALLKVEGLSVPGWVRDLSFEVRAGEILGFGGLVGAGRTEAFEALLGLRPRSSARIEIDGKPVDIRNPRQAMLHGLTYLSEDRKGKGLHVDLGLRENLTMMTLERDSKPWLDLKGGRAALDKAITDFGIRLRDIDCKAGSLSGGNQQKLALAKYLHSDPRVVVLDEPTRGVDVGAKRDIYQLIHRLAAEGRAVIVISSELIELIGLCHRVAILHGGKLQAMLDHDHLTEEELISHATDTHH from the coding sequence ATGAGCTTGTCAGTACATTTTCAACACATCGTCAAGGAGTTCGGCCCCGTGCGCGTGCTGCACGGGGTCGACTTCGCGCTCGAGCCCGGCCGCGTCTACGGCCTGCTGGGCGAGAACGGCGCCGGCAAGTCGACCTTGATGAAGATCCTGGCCGGCTACGAACGGCCCACCGGCGGCCAGTTGCTGATCGACGGCTTGGCGCGCGACTTCGCCGACGCGCGCCAGGCGGAGGCGCTGGGCATCGCGCTGATCCACCAGGAATTCAACCTGGCCGAGCATTTGACGATCACGCAAAATATTTTCCTCGGTCACGAAAAAACCACCGGCTGGCTGCTGGACACCAAGGCCATGCGCGCGGGCGCCGCCGCCTGCCTGGAGCAGGTTGGGCTCAACGTCAGTCCGGACACCAAGGTGGCCGACCTGATCGTCGCAGAGAAGCAACTGGTGGAAATCGCCAAGGCGCTCAGCCGCAAGGCGCGCCTGCTGATCATGGACGAGCCGACCGCCAGCCTGTCGTCGGGCGAAACGCGCAAGCTGTTCGAGTTGATGGCGCGGCTCAAGTCCGAGGGCGTCACCATCGTCTACATCTCGCACAAGCTCGACGAGATGGAGGCCAACACCGATGAGGTGGTCGTGATGCGCGATGGCCGCTTTGTCACCCGCGCGGTGACGGCCGACATCGACCGCCACCAGATGGCCAACCTGATGGTGGGGCGCGACGTGTCGGACATGTTCGTTGCCAAGCAATTGCCGGCAGCGGACGCGAAGGCGCTGCTCAAGGTCGAGGGCCTGAGCGTGCCGGGCTGGGTGCGCGACCTGAGCTTCGAGGTGCGCGCCGGGGAAATCCTCGGCTTCGGCGGCCTGGTCGGCGCCGGCCGCACCGAGGCTTTCGAAGCCTTGCTTGGTCTGCGTCCGCGTTCGTCGGCGCGGATCGAGATCGACGGTAAGCCCGTGGACATCCGCAATCCGCGCCAGGCCATGCTGCACGGCCTGACCTACCTCAGCGAAGACCGCAAGGGCAAGGGCCTGCACGTCGACCTGGGCCTGCGCGAGAACCTGACGATGATGACGCTGGAGCGCGACTCCAAGCCATGGCTGGACCTGAAGGGCGGCCGCGCCGCGCTGGACAAGGCGATCACCGATTTCGGCATCCGCCTGCGCGACATCGACTGCAAGGCCGGCTCGCTGTCCGGCGGCAACCAGCAAAAACTGGCGCTGGCGAAATACCTGCACAGCGATCCGCGCGTGGTGGTGCTCGACGAGCCGACCCGTGGCGTCGACGTCGGCGCCAAGCGCGATATTTACCAACTGATCCACCGCCTGGCGGCCGAGGGCAGGGCCGTCATCGTCATCTCGTCCGAGCTGATCGAATTGATCGGCCTGTGCCACCGTGTGGCCATCCTGCACGGCGGCAAGCTGCAAGCGATGCTGGACCACGACCATCTCACCGAAGAAGAATTGATCTCCCATGCAACCGACACCCACCACTAA
- a CDS encoding AraC family transcriptional regulator: protein MSTRMIRMGMVVATSDTEKEKHQIFLAGDGAAPTSDCTDFFYRHGISTPSVLFDDLQDTYYFAKNRAGQFVWGNRLLQEQHSLSSVKDIIGKSDHDFFRRDIADRIRADDLQVMESGAAVKNKLEVIDGNNGALTWLFTTKAPVRDRHGEIVGVEGFSRDAQRSQEAIAPFHVFKSCIEYLQAHLTEDIGIEHLASLSCMSLSTFERKFKQHFSLTPKQYILRMKIHEACRLLPGAHSIARVAVETGFGGQSYFTKIFRSVVGITPKQYQLSLLASGRAGTVRRSS from the coding sequence ATGAGCACGAGGATGATCAGGATGGGCATGGTGGTGGCCACCAGCGATACCGAAAAGGAAAAGCACCAAATTTTCCTGGCCGGTGACGGCGCCGCGCCGACGTCCGATTGCACCGACTTTTTTTACCGCCACGGCATCTCCACCCCCAGCGTCCTGTTCGACGATTTGCAGGATACTTATTATTTCGCCAAGAATCGCGCCGGCCAGTTCGTCTGGGGCAACCGATTGTTGCAGGAACAGCATTCCCTTTCCAGCGTAAAGGACATCATCGGCAAGTCCGACCATGACTTCTTCCGCCGCGACATCGCCGACCGCATCCGCGCCGACGATTTGCAGGTGATGGAAAGCGGCGCCGCCGTCAAAAACAAGCTGGAAGTCATCGATGGCAACAACGGCGCGCTGACCTGGCTGTTCACCACCAAGGCGCCGGTGCGCGACCGCCACGGCGAGATCGTCGGCGTCGAGGGCTTCAGCCGCGACGCCCAGCGCTCGCAGGAAGCCATCGCCCCGTTCCACGTGTTCAAAAGCTGCATCGAATACCTGCAAGCGCACCTGACCGAGGATATCGGCATCGAACACCTGGCCAGCCTGTCGTGCATGTCGCTGTCCACCTTCGAGCGCAAGTTCAAGCAGCATTTTTCGCTGACGCCCAAACAGTACATCCTGCGCATGAAAATCCACGAGGCCTGCCGCCTGTTGCCGGGCGCGCACAGCATCGCGCGCGTGGCGGTGGAGACGGGCTTTGGCGGACAGAGTTATTTCACCAAGATTTTCCGTAGCGTGGTCGGCATCACGCCTAAACAGTATCAGCTGTCCTTGCTGGCCTCAGGGCGGGCGGGAACGGTCCGAAGGAGTAGTTGA
- a CDS encoding gluconate 2-dehydrogenase subunit 3 family protein, whose protein sequence is MLQAQREIDGRRSALIKLAGLCGLALSGDALAALAASAKAPAAPELLSAEALALTAVLAEHIIPATDTPGALAVGAHRTIDHMLMVCATASEQQSFIAGLERVDAIALATDGKRFRVLPAKRRVALLQAIDGGAAPFTGEDQRFFRTLKSYTLFAYYTSEAGSTLELAYLPVPGGFKGNFPLRKNTRTWAI, encoded by the coding sequence ATGTTGCAAGCACAACGAGAGATCGACGGACGCAGATCCGCTCTCATCAAATTAGCCGGCCTGTGTGGCCTGGCATTGTCCGGCGACGCCCTGGCGGCGCTGGCCGCTTCCGCCAAGGCGCCCGCCGCGCCTGAGTTGTTGTCGGCCGAGGCGCTGGCGCTGACGGCCGTGCTGGCCGAGCACATCATCCCGGCGACCGACACGCCCGGCGCGCTGGCCGTCGGCGCGCACCGCACCATCGACCATATGTTGATGGTGTGCGCCACCGCGTCCGAGCAGCAGAGCTTTATCGCCGGCCTGGAGCGCGTGGACGCCATCGCGCTGGCGACCGACGGCAAACGCTTCCGCGTTTTGCCGGCCAAGCGCCGCGTCGCGCTGCTGCAGGCCATCGATGGCGGCGCGGCGCCGTTCACCGGCGAAGACCAGCGGTTTTTCCGAACGTTGAAGTCCTACACGCTGTTCGCCTACTACACCTCGGAGGCCGGTTCGACGCTCGAACTGGCGTATCTGCCGGTGCCCGGAGGCTTCAAAGGCAACTTCCCCCTTCGTAAAAACACCAGGACCTGGGCGATCTGA
- a CDS encoding GMC family oxidoreductase: MSQTSTFYIKQSAEQFDVIVVGSGITGGWAAKEMCERGLRTLMVERGRPVEHRSDYIGEGVDEWKLPNRGLVEEKLAADQFAEQRKCYAFDDHTKHFFNNDRDMPYSTPEGKPFSWIRGNQLGGKSLLWARQSYRWSDLDFEANAKDGHGVDWPIRYADLESWYTHVERHVGISGAKENLDVLPDSEFLPAFEFNTVEAALKKKFDASFAPARMIMGRCAHLTQPNEKHLEMGRGSCMARSMCNRGCSFGAYFSTQSSTLPAAAATGRLSIATNAIVHSVLYDAKTNRATGVRVIDAETMETREFYAKVVFLCASTLGSTQVLLNSTSEAFPTGLGNSSGVLGHYLMDHLFGAGASGRVEGYENDYYSGRRPTAPYIPRFRNVREQHPGFLRGYALAGGAAREGWADQGRKPGFGKDYKAMIRKPGPWHFGLYGQGEMLPRYENMVSLHPTKKDKWGMPQLHIDCTYSPNDDKMREDMADTAANILESLGVKDVRKSIKTTEQWAPGLSIHEMGTARMGRDPKTSMLNGYNQAHDVPNLFVTDGASMSSSAWQNPSLTFMALTVRACAYADEQLKLGKL, encoded by the coding sequence ATGAGCCAAACTTCAACGTTCTATATCAAGCAAAGCGCCGAACAGTTCGACGTCATCGTGGTCGGCTCCGGCATCACCGGCGGCTGGGCCGCCAAGGAAATGTGCGAGCGCGGCCTGCGCACGCTCATGGTCGAACGCGGCCGTCCGGTCGAGCACCGCAGCGACTACATCGGCGAAGGCGTCGACGAGTGGAAGCTCCCCAACCGCGGCCTGGTCGAGGAAAAGCTGGCGGCGGACCAGTTCGCCGAGCAGCGCAAATGCTACGCTTTCGACGACCACACCAAGCACTTCTTCAACAACGACCGCGACATGCCTTACAGCACGCCGGAAGGCAAGCCCTTCAGCTGGATACGGGGCAACCAGCTGGGCGGCAAATCGTTGCTGTGGGCGCGCCAGTCCTACCGCTGGAGCGACCTCGACTTCGAGGCCAACGCCAAGGACGGCCACGGCGTCGACTGGCCGATCCGCTATGCCGACCTGGAATCCTGGTACACCCATGTCGAGCGCCACGTTGGGATCAGCGGCGCAAAGGAAAACCTGGATGTTTTGCCGGACAGCGAGTTCCTGCCGGCGTTCGAATTCAACACGGTCGAGGCGGCGCTGAAGAAGAAGTTCGACGCCAGCTTCGCCCCGGCCCGCATGATCATGGGCCGCTGCGCCCACCTCACCCAACCCAACGAGAAGCATCTGGAAATGGGGCGCGGCAGCTGCATGGCGCGCAGCATGTGCAATCGCGGCTGTTCCTTCGGCGCGTATTTCTCGACGCAAAGCTCGACCTTGCCGGCCGCCGCAGCCACCGGGCGCCTGAGCATCGCCACCAACGCCATCGTCCACAGCGTGCTCTACGACGCCAAGACGAACCGCGCCACCGGGGTGCGGGTGATCGACGCCGAGACCATGGAAACGCGCGAGTTCTACGCCAAGGTGGTGTTCCTGTGCGCCTCGACCCTGGGCAGCACGCAGGTCTTGCTGAACTCGACCTCGGAGGCGTTCCCGACCGGTTTGGGCAACTCGTCCGGCGTGCTGGGCCACTACCTGATGGACCATCTGTTCGGCGCCGGCGCCTCGGGCCGCGTCGAGGGCTACGAGAACGATTATTACTCCGGCCGCCGTCCGACCGCGCCTTACATTCCGCGCTTCCGCAACGTGCGCGAGCAGCATCCCGGCTTCCTGCGCGGCTATGCGCTGGCGGGCGGCGCCGCGCGCGAAGGCTGGGCGGACCAGGGCCGCAAGCCGGGCTTCGGCAAGGACTACAAGGCCATGATACGCAAGCCCGGCCCATGGCATTTTGGCCTGTACGGCCAGGGCGAGATGCTGCCGCGCTATGAAAACATGGTCAGCCTGCATCCGACCAAAAAGGACAAATGGGGCATGCCGCAGCTGCACATCGACTGCACCTATTCGCCCAACGACGACAAGATGCGCGAAGACATGGCCGACACCGCCGCCAACATCCTCGAATCGCTGGGCGTCAAGGACGTCCGGAAATCGATCAAGACGACCGAGCAATGGGCGCCGGGCTTGTCGATCCATGAAATGGGCACGGCACGCATGGGGCGCGATCCGAAGACCTCGATGCTCAACGGTTACAACCAGGCGCACGATGTACCGAATCTGTTTGTGACCGACGGCGCCAGCATGAGCTCCAGCGCCTGGCAAAACCCGTCGCTGACCTTCATGGCGCTCACCGTGCGCGCCTGCGCCTACGCGGATGAACAACTCAAACTTGGCAAACTCTAA